The following coding sequences lie in one Maylandia zebra isolate NMK-2024a linkage group LG14, Mzebra_GT3a, whole genome shotgun sequence genomic window:
- the LOC101480451 gene encoding uncharacterized protein LOC101480451, with protein MGRKKATTDADASAEPRRKSQRLSEKETQPKPQPEKTKAPPKTKKVKEATKTEEKKEEPQAEKEEVPAENGEAKADEQAAAADEKDAKAEEEEKAAE; from the exons ATGGGAAGGAAGAAA GCTACCACTGATGCAGATGCAAGTGCAGAG ccAAGGAGAAAGTCTCAGAGGTTATCAGAG AAAGAGACGCAACCAAAACCCCAGCCAGAAAAGACAAAG GCACCCCCCAAGACCAAAAAGGTGAAAGAGGCAACCaagacagaggagaaaaaagaagaaccTCAGGCAGAAAAGGAAGAGGTGCCAGCAGAAAATGGAGAGGCCAAAGCTGATGAG caggccgcagccGCAGACGAAAAGGACGCCAaggctgaagaggaggagaaagcaGCAGAGTAG